The following coding sequences are from one Triticum aestivum cultivar Chinese Spring chromosome 5A, IWGSC CS RefSeq v2.1, whole genome shotgun sequence window:
- the LOC123105874 gene encoding cyclin-dependent kinase inhibitor 5 yields the protein MGKYMRKSKASGEVAVMEVAGALLGVRTRSRTLAAQQQRAPSPSPQRKGHEDGDYLELRSRRLEKQPPPGPKDKEDAPQPPAAGGRRMEQAPSSFAAEGFEADLEVSFGDNVLDWDATDRGARETTPCSLIYSSETMSTPGSATGGARNHSRRRAQTPVCRYVPSSLEMDEFFAAAEQQQHQTFRDKYNFCPASGCPLPGRYEWTVLDC from the exons ATGGGCAAGTACATGCGCAAGAGCAAGGCCTCgggggaggtggccgtcatggAGGTCGCCGGCGCGCTGCTCGGCGTCCGCACCCGCTCCCGCACCCTCGCCGCGCAGCAGCAGCGCGCTCCGTCCCCTTCGCCGCAGCGCAAGGGCCACGAGGACGGCGACTACCTCGAGCTCAGGAGCAGGAGGCTCGAGAAGCAGCCGCCGCCGGGGCCCAAGGACAAGGAGGACGCGCCGCAGCCGCCGGCCGCCGGTGGGAGGAGGATGGAGCAGGCGCCGTCGTCGTTCGCCGCCGAGGGCTTCGAGGCCGACCTCGAGGTCTCCTTCGGCGACAACGTCCTGGACTGGGACGCCACCGACAG GGGCGCCAGGGAGACGACGCCGTGCAGCCTCATCTACAGCTCGGAGACGATGAGCACCCCCGGGTCGGCGACCGGAGGAGCCCGCAACCACTCCCGCCGCAGGGCGCAGACGCCGGTCTGCCGCTACGTGCCGAGCTCGCTGGAGATGGACGAGTTCTTCGCCGCCGCCGAGCAGCAGCAACACCAGACCTTCAGGGACAA GTACAACTTCTGTCCTGCGAGCGGCTGCCCGCTCCCCGGGCGGTACGAGTGGACGGTGCTAGACTGCTAG